The following coding sequences lie in one Gorilla gorilla gorilla isolate KB3781 chromosome 5, NHGRI_mGorGor1-v2.1_pri, whole genome shotgun sequence genomic window:
- the ATXN1 gene encoding ataxin-1: MKSNQERSNECLPPKKREIPATSRSSEEKAPTLPSDNHRVEGTAWLPGNPGGRGHGGGRHGPAGTSVELGLQQGIGLHKALSTGLDYSPPSAPRSVPVATTLPAAYATPQPGTPVSPVQYAHMPHTFQFIGSSQYSGTYASFIPSQLIPPTANPVTSAVASAAGATTPSQRSQLEAYSTLLANMGSLSQTPGHKAEQQQQQQQQQQQQHQQQQQQQQHLSRAPGLITPGSPPPAQQNQYVHISSSPQNTGRTASPPAIPVHLHPHQTMIPHTLTLGPPSQVVMQYADSGSHFVPREATKKAESSRLQQAIQAKEVLNGEMEKSRRYGAPSSADLGLGKAGGKSVPHPYESRHVVVHPSPSDYSSRDPSGVRASVMVLPNSNTPAADLEVQQATHREASPSTLNDKSGLHLGKPGHRSYALSPHTVIQTTHSASEPLPVGLPATAFYAGTQPPVIGYLSGQQQAITYAGSLPQHLVIPGTQPLLIPVGSTDMEASGAAPAIVTSSPQFAAVPHTFVTTALPKSENFNPEALVTQAAYPAMVQAQIHLPVVQSVASPAAAPPTLPPYFMKGSIIQLANGELKKVEDLKTEDFIQSAEISNDLKIDSSTVERIEDSHSPGVAVIQFAVGEHRAQVSVEVLVEYPFFVFGQGWSSCCPERTSQLFDLPCSKLSVGDVCISLTLKNLKNGSVKKGQPVDPASVLLKHSKADGLAGSRHRYAEQENGINQGSAQMLSENGELKFPEKMGLPAAPFLTKIEPSKPAATRKRRWSAPESRKLEKSEDEPPLTLPKPSLIPQEVKICIEGRSNVGK; encoded by the exons ATGAAATCCAACCAAGAGCGGAGCAACGAATGCCTGCCTCCCAAGAAGCGCGAGATCCCCGCCACCAGCCGGTCCTCCGAGGAGAAGGCCCCTACCCTGCCCAGCGACAACCACCGGGTGGAGGGCACAGCATGGCTCCCGGGCAACCCTGGTGGCCGGGGCCACGGGGGCGGGAGGCATGGGCCGGCAGGGACCTCGGTGGAGCTTGGTTTACAACAGGGAATAGGTTTACACAAAGCATTGTCCACAGGGCTGGACTACTCCCCACCCAGTGCTCCCAGGTCTGTCCCCGTGGCCACCACGCTGCCTGCCGCGTACGCCACCCCGCAGCCAGGGACCCCGGTGTCCCCCGTGCAGTACGCTCACATGCCGCACACCTTCCAGTTCATTGGGTCCTCCCAATACAGTGGGACCTATGCCAGCTTCATCCCATCACAGCTGATCCCCCCAACCGCCAACCCCGTCACCAGTGCGGTGGCCTCGGCCGCAGGGGCCACCACTCCATCCCAGCGCTCCCAGCTGGAGGCCTATTCCACTCTGCTGGCCAACATGGGCAGTCTGAGCCAGACGCCGGGACACAAggctgagcagcagcagcagcagcagcagcagcagcagcagcagcatcagcagcagcagcagcagcagcagcacctcaGCAGGGCTCCGGGGCTGATCACCCCGGGGTCCCCCCCACCAGCCCAGCAGAACCAGTACGTCCACATTTCCAGTTCTCCGCAGAACACCGGCCGCACCGCCTCTCCTCCCGCCATCCCcgtccacctccacccccaccagaCGATGATCCCACACACGCTCACCCTGGGGCCCCCCTCCCAGGTTGTCATGCAATACGCCGACTCCGGCAGCCACTTTGTCCCTCGGGAGGCCACCAAGAAAGCCGAGAGCAGCCGGCTGCAGCAGGCCATCCAGGCCAAGGAGGTCCTGAACGGTGAGATGGAGAAGAGCCGGCGGTACGGGGCCCCGTCCTCAGCCGACCTGGGCCTGGGCAAGGCAGGCGGCAAGTCGGTTCCTCACCCGTACGAGTCCAGGCACGTGGTGGTCCACCCGAGCCCCTCAGACTACAGCAGTCGTGATCCTTCGGGGGTCCGGGCCTCTGTGATGGTCCTGCCCAACAGCAACACGCCCGCAGCTGACCTGGAGGTGCAACAGGCCACTCATCGTGAGGCCTCCCCCTCCACCCTCAATGACAAAAGTGGCCTGCATTTAGGGAAGCCTGGCCACCGGTCCTACGCGCTCTCACCCCACACGGTCATTCAGACCACACACAGTGCTTCAGAGCCACTCCCGGTGGGACTGCCAGCCACGGCCTTCTACGCAGGGACTCAACCCCCTGTCATCGGCTACCTGAGCGGCCAGCAGCAAGCAATCACCTACGCCGGCAGCCTGCCCCAGCACCTGGTGATCCCCGGCACACAGCCCCTGCTCATCCCGGTCGGCAGCACTGACATGGAAGCGTCGGGGGCAGCCCCGGCCATAGTCACGTCATCCCCTCAGTTTGCTGCAGTGCCTCACACGTTCGTCACCACCGCCCTTCCCAAGAGCGAGAACTTCAACCCTGAGGCCCTGGTCACCCAGGCCGCCTACCCAGCCATGGTGCAGGCCCAGATCCATCTGCCTGTGGTGCAGTCCGTGGCCTCCCCGGCGGCGGCTCCCCCTACGCTGCCTCCCTACTTCATGAAAGGCTCCATCATCCAGTTGGCCAACGGGGAGCTAAAGAAGGTGGAAGACTTAAAAACAGAAGATTTCATCCAGAGTGCAGAGATAAGCAACGACCTGAAGATCGACTCCAGCACCGTAGAGAGGATTGAAGACAGCCATAGCCCGGGCGTGGCCGTGATACAGTTCGCCGTCGGGGAGCACCGAGCGCAG GTCAGCGTTGAAGTTTTGGTAGAGTATCCTTTTTTTGTGTTTGGACAGGGCTGGTCATCCTGCTGTCCGGAGAGAACCAGCCAGCTCTTTGATTTGCCGTGTTCCAAACTCTCAGTTGGGGATGTCTGCATCTCGCTTACCCTCAAGAACCTGAAGAACGGCTCTGTTAAAAAGGGCCAGCCCGTGGATCCCGCCAGCGTCCTGCTGAAGCACTCAAAGGCCGACGGCCTGGCGGGCAGCAGACACAGGTATGCCGAGCAGGAAAACGGAATCAACCAGGGGAGTGCCCAGATGCTCTCTGAGAATGGCGAACTGAAGTTTCCAGAGAAAATGGGATTGCCTGCAGCGCCCTTCCTCACCAAAATAGAACCCAGCAAGCCCGCGGCAACGAGGAAGAGGAGGTGGTCGGCGCCAGAGAGCCGCAAACTGGAGAAGTCAGAAGACGAACCACCTTTGACTCTTCCTAAGCCTTCTCTAATTCCTCAGGAGGTTAAGATTTGCATTGAAGGCCGGTCTAATGTAGGCAAGTAG
- the LOC129534244 gene encoding uncharacterized protein — MIPHEEPGSPTEIKCDFPFIRLKSEPARQ, encoded by the coding sequence ATGATTCCTCATGAAGAGCCTGGATCCCCTACAGAAATCAAATGTGACTTTCCGTTTATCAGACTAAAATCAGAGCCAGCCAGACAGTGA